The uncultured Cohaesibacter sp. genome window below encodes:
- a CDS encoding cyclophilin-like fold protein: MANETRITLTVRDAVINAVLDDSSTSGDLLSRLPLTLDLQGYEFDFCGVMPVALAYDESEATVGWKDGDIAFGPGANWFTILYGGQEQSGSSGPLVKFGRITDPLSRLDQLPRSISVTINRAD, from the coding sequence ATGGCAAACGAAACAAGAATAACACTGACTGTCAGGGACGCCGTTATCAATGCGGTCCTTGACGACAGCAGCACATCAGGCGATCTGTTGTCCAGACTGCCCCTGACCCTCGATCTGCAGGGCTATGAATTCGATTTCTGCGGTGTAATGCCTGTGGCACTCGCCTATGACGAAAGCGAAGCTACTGTTGGCTGGAAAGATGGCGATATCGCTTTCGGGCCGGGAGCCAACTGGTTCACCATACTTTACGGGGGGCAGGAACAATCCGGCTCAAGCGGGCCGCTGGTGAAGTTCGGCCGGATAACGGACCCGCTCTCCCGCCTTGACCAGTTGCCTCGCAGCATTTCGGTCACCATCAACCGTGCGGACTAG
- a CDS encoding cyclophilin-like fold protein, with protein sequence MTITAPSQAQQASAEGVRVRFTIEGKALNATLEDNSASRSFLAMLPVEVTLEDYASNEKIFYPAEKLSTADVPDGVDPEPGDITYYAPWGDVALFYRDFRYSTGLVRLGRFDEGAVPVLSASGSLKARIEIIK encoded by the coding sequence ATGACGATCACCGCCCCGTCGCAGGCACAGCAGGCGTCGGCGGAGGGTGTCCGCGTGCGCTTCACCATCGAGGGCAAGGCTCTGAACGCCACACTGGAAGACAATTCCGCAAGCCGGTCCTTTCTGGCCATGCTGCCCGTCGAAGTGACGCTGGAGGATTATGCCAGCAACGAAAAAATCTTCTACCCCGCCGAAAAGCTGTCGACAGCCGACGTACCCGACGGAGTGGATCCAGAGCCGGGAGACATCACCTACTATGCGCCATGGGGCGACGTGGCACTGTTCTATCGCGATTTCCGCTATTCGACGGGGCTGGTTCGCCTTGGCCGCTTTGATGAAGGCGCTGTTCCGGTGCTTTCCGCCTCTGGCTCACTCAAGGCGCGTATCGAAATCATCAAGTGA
- a CDS encoding NAD(P)-dependent alcohol dehydrogenase, with protein MCEKCKNGHQHHHHDAIDLGRRDVMLGGAGLAAGVALGSMFGATGAMAQGADPMAAETVEGFAFNAAHGPAKAMSITRRAVGPNDVKMDVLFAGICHSDIHTINGDWGRAGPFPLVPGHEIIGRVTAVGSNVTRFKVGDIGGVGCMVDSCGECENCLAGREQNCLNGTTWTYGAEDKVSGGLTFGGYSRKIVVKDHFVVNVPESLDLSRAAPLMCAGITTYSPMQHWKLEKGQSVGVVGIGGLGHMAVKLAVARGANVTAFTTSEYKMPFIKAMGATPVLDTDAATMGGMMNSLDLMIAAVPYAFDMQKYINLLKLDATLVNVGQLAQIDGLSGMLMGFGRKSLAGSMIGGMAETQEVVNYCAAHNVQPDVEIIRPDQITEAISRVTNKDVKFRFVIDMRQA; from the coding sequence ATCAGCACCATCATCACGACGCCATCGATCTGGGGCGCCGCGACGTAATGCTCGGGGGTGCCGGATTGGCCGCTGGTGTCGCTCTGGGCTCCATGTTCGGAGCCACCGGAGCCATGGCACAAGGGGCTGACCCAATGGCTGCCGAGACTGTTGAGGGCTTCGCGTTCAACGCCGCCCACGGTCCGGCCAAGGCCATGTCAATCACCCGTCGTGCTGTTGGTCCGAACGACGTCAAGATGGATGTCCTGTTCGCAGGCATCTGCCATTCCGACATTCATACCATCAATGGTGACTGGGGCCGTGCAGGTCCATTTCCGCTGGTTCCCGGCCATGAAATCATTGGCCGCGTGACAGCCGTTGGCAGCAACGTGACCCGTTTCAAGGTTGGCGACATCGGCGGCGTCGGCTGCATGGTGGATTCCTGCGGCGAATGCGAAAACTGCCTCGCCGGTCGCGAGCAGAACTGCCTCAACGGCACCACCTGGACCTATGGCGCTGAAGACAAGGTGTCCGGCGGTCTCACCTTTGGTGGTTACTCCCGCAAGATCGTGGTCAAGGACCATTTCGTGGTCAACGTGCCGGAAAGCCTTGATCTCTCCCGTGCAGCGCCCCTGATGTGCGCAGGCATCACCACCTATTCTCCGATGCAGCACTGGAAGCTTGAAAAAGGCCAGAGCGTCGGCGTCGTCGGCATTGGAGGACTGGGTCACATGGCTGTGAAGCTCGCCGTTGCCCGTGGTGCGAATGTCACCGCCTTCACGACCTCTGAATACAAGATGCCTTTCATCAAGGCGATGGGCGCAACCCCGGTTCTCGACACCGATGCGGCGACCATGGGTGGCATGATGAACAGCCTCGATCTGATGATCGCCGCCGTGCCCTATGCCTTCGACATGCAGAAATACATCAATCTGCTGAAACTTGACGCGACCCTCGTCAACGTCGGCCAGCTGGCACAGATCGATGGCCTGTCCGGCATGCTGATGGGCTTTGGCCGCAAGAGCCTTGCAGGCTCCATGATCGGCGGCATGGCAGAGACGCAGGAAGTGGTCAACTACTGCGCAGCTCACAATGTGCAGCCAGACGTGGAAATCATCCGCCCGGACCAGATCACAGAGGCCATTTCCCGCGTGACCAACAAGGATGTGAAGTTCCGCTTCGTCATCGACATGCGTCAAGCCTGA